In a genomic window of Nostoc sp. UHCC 0870:
- the pdxH gene encoding pyridoxamine 5'-phosphate oxidase has translation MDKTIADLRKDYTLEGLSETEVDPNPFIHFKKWFEQALAAELPEPNAMTLATTTPDGKPSARMVLLKDFDERGFVFFTNYNSRKGQELVVNPQAALVFWWAELERQVRILGSVEKVSETESDYYFESRPGKSRLGAWASNQSEVIPNREVLEQRMQEFQSKYENQEIPRPPHWGGLRVIPTEIEFWQGRSSRLHDRLLYTPLETGTWKIERLSP, from the coding sequence ATGGACAAAACCATAGCCGACCTTCGCAAAGACTATACCTTGGAAGGTTTGAGTGAAACAGAAGTTGATCCCAACCCTTTCATACATTTTAAAAAGTGGTTTGAGCAGGCACTAGCCGCCGAACTTCCAGAACCCAATGCGATGACTCTAGCCACCACTACACCAGATGGGAAGCCATCGGCGAGAATGGTACTGTTAAAAGATTTTGATGAGAGGGGTTTTGTCTTCTTCACCAACTATAACAGTCGTAAAGGACAAGAACTAGTAGTAAATCCTCAAGCAGCCTTGGTTTTCTGGTGGGCAGAATTAGAACGTCAAGTCAGAATTTTAGGAAGTGTAGAGAAAGTTTCAGAAACTGAATCAGACTATTATTTTGAAAGTCGTCCTGGTAAAAGCCGTTTGGGTGCATGGGCTTCTAATCAAAGTGAAGTCATCCCTAACCGAGAAGTTTTAGAGCAACGGATGCAGGAATTTCAAAGCAAATATGAAAACCAGGAAATCCCCCGTCCCCCTCATTGGGGAGGCTTGCGGGTCATTCCCACAGAAATTGAGTTTTGGCAAGGACGCTCTAGTCGTTTGCACGATCGCTTGCTTTATACTCCTTTAGAGACCGGCACTTGGAAAATTGAGCGTTTATCACCATGA
- a CDS encoding AI-2E family transporter produces the protein MRRSASLQSLLFYGLSGPIVALNVWLLSVLFGYFQHPITILSFAAILAFLLNYPVKLFEQARISRTQAVIIVLLFTLTLFGILGVTLVPMVIDQTIQLLNKIPNWLTSSQANLVQLEAFAQQRRLPIDLRVLSNQINASIQNFVQHLASGAVGVAGTLLSGLLNFVLVVVLAFYMLLYGDRVWYGLINLLPSKFRIPFAKSLHLNFQNFFLSQILLGLFMVVVLTPIFLILKVPFALLFAILIGISELIPFIGAALGIGTVTLLVLLQNWWLAVQVALAAIFMQQIKDNLLAPRLLGNFIGLNPIWIFVAILMGYEIAGLLGTLVAVPIAGTIKGTFDAIKGSKQGDFMSTVTIPHDPENSSL, from the coding sequence ATGCGCCGTTCGGCATCCCTTCAAAGTCTATTATTCTATGGTCTGAGTGGCCCTATTGTCGCTCTGAATGTTTGGCTGTTATCTGTACTATTTGGCTACTTTCAGCACCCTATTACTATTTTGAGCTTTGCGGCGATTTTAGCTTTTTTACTGAATTATCCAGTTAAATTGTTTGAACAAGCTAGAATCAGTCGTACCCAGGCAGTAATCATTGTTTTACTCTTCACCTTGACTCTTTTCGGAATTTTGGGTGTCACTCTAGTACCAATGGTCATTGACCAAACAATTCAATTATTAAATAAGATTCCTAATTGGTTAACTTCTAGTCAAGCTAATTTAGTGCAATTAGAGGCATTTGCTCAACAGCGACGTTTGCCTATTGATTTGAGGGTGCTGAGTAATCAAATCAACGCCAGCATTCAGAATTTTGTACAGCATTTGGCTTCCGGTGCAGTGGGGGTAGCGGGAACGTTACTTTCAGGATTGCTGAATTTTGTCTTGGTAGTGGTGCTGGCATTTTATATGCTGTTATATGGCGATCGCGTCTGGTATGGTTTAATCAATCTTCTACCCTCTAAATTCAGAATCCCCTTCGCTAAGTCTTTGCATCTCAACTTCCAAAACTTTTTTCTCAGTCAGATATTACTAGGACTATTCATGGTTGTAGTCCTCACCCCAATATTTTTGATTCTCAAAGTACCCTTTGCTTTATTATTTGCCATCCTCATTGGTATCTCTGAACTTATTCCCTTTATTGGGGCTGCTTTAGGTATTGGGACAGTAACTCTTTTGGTGCTGCTACAAAATTGGTGGTTAGCTGTGCAAGTTGCCCTCGCTGCAATTTTCATGCAACAGATTAAAGATAATCTCTTAGCACCCAGGTTACTCGGCAACTTTATTGGACTAAATCCTATTTGGATTTTTGTAGCTATTTTAATGGGATATGAAATAGCAGGTTTATTGGGAACATTGGTAGCTGTTCCCATTGCCGGCACTATCAAAGGTACTTTTGATGCTATAAAAGGTAGCAAACAAGGGGATTTTATGTCAACAGTCACTATTCCCCATGATCCCGAAAATTCAAGTTTGTAG
- a CDS encoding DUF1361 domain-containing protein: protein MTEQLIAKVLQVLSINMRWMTWNLFLALIPLLLSIWLFRNNRGRSWLWWLGFLVFYAFLPNAPYLLTDVIHLIHDIRTIQSVWLITLVLIPIYLVVILGGFEAYVISLINLGHYLHRIGKTQWILWVELITHALCAIGIYWGRFLRFNSWDFITQPDALLTRGVEELLGKQPLIIIAITFLVLLVLYWIMKQVTLGFVRKQNTRVGIKSGTPNNF, encoded by the coding sequence ATGACAGAGCAATTGATCGCCAAAGTTTTGCAGGTGTTAAGCATAAATATGCGGTGGATGACGTGGAATTTATTCCTCGCTTTGATCCCTCTGCTATTAAGTATTTGGCTATTTCGCAATAACCGGGGACGCTCTTGGCTATGGTGGTTAGGTTTTTTAGTGTTTTATGCCTTTTTACCAAATGCCCCTTATTTGTTAACGGATGTTATTCATTTAATCCATGATATCCGTACAATTCAGTCTGTGTGGCTGATTACTTTGGTCTTAATTCCTATTTATTTAGTGGTGATTCTGGGCGGTTTTGAAGCTTATGTCATATCTTTGATTAATTTAGGTCACTACTTACACCGCATTGGTAAAACTCAATGGATTTTATGGGTTGAGTTGATTACTCACGCTCTTTGTGCAATTGGTATTTATTGGGGTCGTTTCTTACGTTTCAATAGTTGGGATTTTATCACTCAGCCAGATGCTTTACTAACTAGAGGTGTCGAGGAGCTTTTAGGAAAACAGCCGTTGATTATTATTGCTATCACCTTTTTGGTACTCTTGGTTTTGTACTGGATTATGAAACAAGTAACTCTTGGTTTTGTGCGTAAACAAAATACTAGAGTAGGAATAAAATCAGGAACACCAAATAATTTTTAG
- the psaC gene encoding photosystem I iron-sulfur center protein PsaC: protein MSHTVKIYDTCIGCTQCVRACPTDVLEMVPWDGCKAAQLAASPRTEDCVGCKRCETACPTDFLSIRVYLGAETTRSMGLAY, encoded by the coding sequence ATGTCTCATACCGTAAAAATCTACGATACCTGCATTGGCTGCACCCAATGTGTCCGCGCTTGCCCAACTGACGTACTGGAAATGGTTCCTTGGGATGGCTGTAAGGCTGCTCAACTAGCTGCTTCACCTCGTACAGAAGACTGTGTAGGCTGCAAGAGATGCGAAACTGCCTGCCCCACTGACTTTTTGAGCATCCGGGTTTACCTGGGCGCAGAAACAACTCGCAGTATGGGTCTAGCTTACTAA